A genomic segment from Marmota flaviventris isolate mMarFla1 chromosome 7, mMarFla1.hap1, whole genome shotgun sequence encodes:
- the Jchain gene encoding immunoglobulin J chain: MKNHLLFWGVLAIFVKAVLVTAQDEEERTVLADNKCKCARVTTRIIRSAEDPNEDIVERNIRIIVPFNNRENISDPTSPLRTKFVYHLSDLCKKCDPTEVELDNQVVTASQSNICEEDSATETCYTYDRNKCYTAMVPLTYGGKTKMVQTALTPDSCYPD, encoded by the exons ATGAAGAACCATTTGCTTTTCTGGGGAGTTCTTGCCATTTTTGTTAAGGCTGTTCTTGTGACAG CCCAAGATGAAGAAGAGAGGACTGTTCTTGCTGACAACAAATGTAAATGTGCCCGTGTTACTACCAGGATCATCCGTTCTGCTGAAGATCCTAATGAGGACATTGTGGAGAGAAATATTCGAATTAT tgttccTTTCAACAACAGGGAGAATATCTCTGATCCTACCTCACCGTTGAGAACCAAATTTGTGTACCATTTGTCTGATCT CTGTAAAAAATGTGATCCCACAGAAGTGGAGCTGGATAATCAGGTGGTTACTGCCTCTCAGAGCAATATCTGTGAAGAAGACAGTGCTACAGAGACCTGCTACACTTATGATAGAAACAAGTGCTATACAGCTATGGTCCCACTTACATATGGTGGTAAGACCAAAATGGTACAAACAGCTTTGACTCCAGATTCCTGTTATCCTGACTAA